A region of Trichocoleus sp. DNA encodes the following proteins:
- the pruA gene encoding L-glutamate gamma-semialdehyde dehydrogenase, with product MVLQVSQGTDNRYESQTQTIAKALLSATRENRSFLAQLRDQMRWDDKLLGWAMENPGLRVQLFRFIDCLPSLRSKPEIARHMQEYLGQESVELPAALKGMLNFASPDALPGQVAATTVSTAVETLAHKYISGENIRQVTKTIEQLRREKMGFTVDLLGEAVITEAEAQSYLDRYLEMMEQLTEAAKRWGTVEQIDRADGQDLPKVQVSVKLTAFYSQFDPLDAKGSQERVTDRARTLLRRAGELGAAVHFDMEQYQYKDLTIAILKQLLMEEEFRDRTDIGVTLQAYLRDTEQDLLGLIDWAKQRGKPITIRLVKGAYWDQETIKAAQRDWEVPVFSHKISTDYNFERLTRLLMENHEYLYAAIGSHNVRSQALAIAIARELNIPKRRIELQVLYGMADKLAKALVDQGFRVRVYCPYGELIPGMAYLIRRLLENTANTSFLRQNLEERPIEELLAPPVIHPGDEESKTLVTKNGKFHNVADTDYAIIAERDEAFAAIAAVRQQMGKDYLPLINGDRANTLDLVDSLNPSNPTEVVGRIGLMSMEQAEQAIQAAKAAFPKWKKTPAKERANILRRAADLMEQRRAELNAWMVLETGKPLHQADPEVSEAIDFCRYYADEMERLESGVNYDITGETNRYHYQPRGISLIISPWNFPLAIPTGMTVASLVAGNCTLLKPAEVSLVIAAKLAEILVEAGMPPGVFQYVPCKGSTVGSYMVKHPDIHMITFTGSQEVGCRIYREAAELQPGQKHLKRVIAEMGGKNAIIVDESADLDQAVAGVVYSAFGYSGQKCSACSRVIVLEPIYETFVNRLVEATRSLNIGQAEIPSTQIGPVIDAAAQKRIREYIETGKQEATLALEMPSPESGYFVGPVIFTDVSPTSTIAQEEIFGPVLSIMKAKTFDEAIDIANGTNFALTGGLYSRTPSHIDKAQADFEVGNLYINRGTTGAVVARQPFGGFKLSGVGSKAGGPDYLLQFLEPRHISENIQRQGFAPIEGAEQ from the coding sequence GTGGTTCTACAGGTTTCTCAAGGTACGGATAACAGATACGAATCGCAGACTCAGACGATTGCCAAAGCATTGCTTTCCGCGACCCGCGAGAATCGATCGTTTTTGGCTCAGTTGCGCGATCAGATGCGCTGGGACGACAAACTGCTGGGTTGGGCAATGGAAAATCCTGGTCTGCGCGTGCAGTTGTTCCGGTTTATTGACTGTTTGCCTTCGCTCCGCAGTAAGCCGGAAATTGCGCGACATATGCAGGAATATCTGGGGCAGGAGTCGGTGGAACTGCCTGCGGCACTGAAGGGAATGCTGAATTTTGCCAGCCCTGATGCGCTACCAGGACAGGTCGCTGCAACAACAGTCTCGACCGCAGTTGAAACGCTGGCACATAAATATATTTCTGGAGAAAACATTAGGCAGGTCACGAAGACGATCGAGCAACTCCGCAGGGAGAAAATGGGCTTTACGGTCGATCTCTTGGGCGAAGCCGTGATCACTGAAGCCGAAGCGCAGTCTTATCTCGATCGCTACCTGGAAATGATGGAGCAGCTCACGGAGGCTGCAAAACGCTGGGGAACCGTGGAGCAGATCGATCGCGCGGACGGTCAAGATCTGCCGAAAGTCCAGGTATCGGTGAAGCTGACGGCATTCTATTCGCAGTTTGACCCCCTTGACGCAAAAGGCAGCCAGGAGCGTGTCACCGATCGCGCCAGAACGCTGCTCCGTCGAGCCGGAGAACTGGGGGCAGCCGTTCACTTCGATATGGAGCAGTACCAGTACAAAGACCTGACGATCGCCATTTTGAAGCAGCTTTTAATGGAAGAGGAGTTCCGCGATCGAACGGATATTGGCGTGACGCTTCAGGCATATTTGCGCGATACGGAACAGGATTTGCTGGGGCTGATCGATTGGGCAAAGCAGCGCGGCAAGCCGATCACGATTCGCTTAGTCAAAGGCGCTTACTGGGATCAAGAAACGATTAAGGCAGCCCAGCGCGATTGGGAAGTGCCCGTCTTTTCGCACAAAATTTCCACAGACTATAACTTTGAACGATTGACTCGCCTGCTGATGGAAAACCATGAGTATCTGTATGCGGCGATCGGCAGTCATAACGTGCGCTCTCAGGCTCTGGCAATTGCGATTGCGCGAGAGCTAAACATCCCGAAGCGGCGAATTGAGCTTCAGGTGCTTTATGGCATGGCGGATAAACTGGCAAAAGCATTGGTAGATCAGGGCTTCCGGGTGCGGGTTTACTGTCCCTATGGCGAGTTAATTCCCGGTATGGCATATCTGATTCGGCGCTTGCTGGAAAATACCGCTAATACTTCTTTCTTGCGGCAAAACCTGGAAGAACGCCCGATCGAGGAATTGTTGGCTCCGCCTGTGATTCATCCTGGTGATGAAGAGAGCAAAACATTGGTGACCAAAAATGGCAAATTCCATAACGTTGCGGATACTGACTATGCAATCATCGCTGAACGGGATGAGGCGTTTGCAGCGATTGCAGCAGTGCGGCAGCAGATGGGGAAAGACTATTTGCCGCTGATTAATGGCGATCGGGCTAACACGTTAGATTTGGTTGATTCGCTCAATCCTTCCAATCCAACCGAGGTGGTGGGACGAATTGGCTTAATGAGCATGGAGCAGGCAGAACAGGCAATTCAGGCAGCAAAAGCGGCATTCCCCAAGTGGAAGAAAACGCCAGCGAAAGAACGGGCGAATATTTTGCGCCGGGCTGCGGATTTAATGGAACAGCGACGGGCAGAACTAAACGCCTGGATGGTTTTGGAAACCGGAAAGCCGTTGCACCAGGCAGACCCAGAAGTATCAGAGGCGATCGACTTTTGCCGCTACTATGCGGATGAAATGGAACGGCTCGAATCAGGGGTGAACTATGATATCACCGGAGAAACGAACCGCTACCACTACCAGCCCAGAGGCATTTCGCTGATCATTTCTCCCTGGAACTTCCCGCTTGCCATTCCCACCGGAATGACGGTTGCCTCACTCGTTGCCGGAAACTGCACGCTGCTGAAGCCTGCGGAAGTCTCGTTGGTGATTGCAGCCAAGCTGGCAGAAATTTTGGTTGAAGCCGGAATGCCGCCGGGTGTGTTTCAATATGTGCCCTGTAAGGGTTCTACTGTCGGCTCTTACATGGTGAAACATCCCGATATTCACATGATCACGTTCACTGGATCGCAAGAAGTCGGCTGCCGGATTTACCGCGAAGCAGCGGAACTGCAACCAGGACAAAAACATCTGAAGCGAGTGATCGCGGAGATGGGCGGCAAGAATGCCATTATTGTGGATGAAAGCGCTGATTTGGATCAGGCAGTCGCAGGCGTGGTTTATTCTGCGTTTGGTTACAGTGGGCAAAAGTGCTCGGCTTGTTCGCGGGTGATTGTGCTGGAACCGATCTACGAAACCTTTGTGAATCGGTTGGTTGAGGCAACTCGATCGCTCAACATCGGTCAGGCGGAGATCCCCAGTACGCAGATTGGACCTGTGATTGATGCTGCGGCACAGAAGCGCATCCGCGAGTACATTGAAACGGGCAAACAGGAAGCAACCCTCGCCCTGGAAATGCCTTCTCCTGAATCCGGATATTTCGTTGGACCCGTCATCTTCACTGATGTTTCGCCAACCAGCACGATCGCTCAGGAGGAGATCTTTGGTCCTGTCCTGTCGATTATGAAAGCGAAGACTTTTGATGAGGCGATCGACATTGCCAACGGCACAAACTTTGCGCTGACAGGCGGCTTGTACTCTCGCACCCCTTCCCACATTGACAAAGCACAGGCAGATTTTGAGGTCGGCAATCTGTATATCAACCGGGGGACAACGGGGGCAGTCGTTGCGCGTCAACCGTTTGGTGGCTTCAAACTCTCTGGGGTTGGCTCGAAGGCAGGCGGCCCCGACTATCTGCTGCAATTCTTAGAGCCGCGCCACATCAGCGAAAATATCCAGCGACAAGGCTTTGCACCAATCGAGGGGGCGGAGCAGTAA
- a CDS encoding PLP-dependent aminotransferase family protein, with amino-acid sequence MDIALNLDRQSDCPLHQQLYEELRQAILSRRLLPGQRLPSTRAFAQSLGLARITVTQSYERLLSEGYLEAIVGSGTYVCTQIPDELLRSPTVVATPKQNRPMVSLSAYGENLLSQPFSLLPEANLPISFRYGRPAFDQFPMQLWRKLLSHHCRTDLSWLDYATDFQGYQPLRQAISGYLARARAVQCDPDQIVITNGTQQALALIMRLLINPGETIAVEDPGYVSAKRIFLSHGVNLLPIPVDESGLIVEKLTSNQAQPIRCVYVTPSHQFPTGAILSLPRRLELLTWAQQTGALILEDDYDSEYRYGNRPIPALQGLAKSDSVLYVGTFSKVLFPSLRIGYVVLPSQLVPLFAQAKWLCDRQLPGLEQRVLTDFIEQGHLDSHIRKMRSYYDHNRQVLVQALKAHWGEKVTILGEQAGIHVMIRLHIPLSDAEIIQRAVQKNVEIMSAQPHYLNSVDHNNSIQGEFILGYSELSPDQIQEGIRRLAQVL; translated from the coding sequence ATGGACATTGCGCTGAACCTCGATCGCCAGTCCGATTGCCCCCTGCACCAGCAGCTTTATGAGGAACTGCGACAGGCAATTCTCAGCCGTCGGTTGCTTCCCGGTCAGCGATTGCCCTCGACTCGCGCTTTTGCCCAATCTCTAGGACTGGCTCGGATCACCGTGACTCAAAGTTATGAGCGGCTCCTGAGTGAAGGCTATCTTGAGGCGATTGTTGGGTCGGGCACTTATGTTTGTACCCAAATTCCAGATGAGCTGCTGCGATCGCCCACCGTTGTAGCCACTCCAAAGCAGAACCGCCCGATGGTTTCTCTATCAGCCTATGGAGAAAACCTGCTGAGTCAGCCTTTTTCGCTCTTGCCGGAAGCAAACTTGCCAATTAGCTTTCGCTACGGTAGACCTGCATTCGACCAATTTCCGATGCAGCTTTGGCGCAAACTGCTGTCTCATCACTGCCGTACTGATCTCAGCTGGCTCGATTATGCTACCGACTTTCAAGGCTATCAGCCACTTCGTCAAGCCATTTCAGGGTATTTAGCACGTGCCAGGGCAGTGCAATGCGATCCGGATCAAATTGTGATTACTAACGGGACTCAGCAAGCCCTTGCTCTGATCATGCGATTACTGATCAACCCCGGAGAGACGATCGCAGTTGAAGATCCGGGATATGTGAGTGCAAAACGCATTTTTTTGAGTCATGGTGTCAATTTATTACCCATTCCTGTTGATGAATCCGGATTGATTGTTGAAAAATTAACGTCCAATCAAGCACAACCGATTCGCTGTGTTTATGTCACTCCTTCTCATCAATTTCCGACGGGCGCAATCTTGTCTTTGCCGCGACGGTTAGAACTTTTAACCTGGGCACAGCAAACTGGAGCATTGATTCTAGAAGATGACTACGACAGTGAATATCGTTATGGCAATCGCCCAATTCCGGCGCTGCAAGGCTTGGCAAAAAGTGATTCTGTTTTGTATGTGGGCACATTTTCAAAAGTGCTATTTCCGTCCCTGCGAATTGGGTATGTCGTATTGCCGTCCCAGCTTGTACCTTTGTTTGCTCAGGCAAAATGGCTCTGCGATCGGCAACTTCCTGGTTTAGAACAGCGCGTCTTAACAGACTTTATTGAACAGGGTCATTTGGACAGCCATATTCGGAAAATGCGATCGTACTATGATCACAATCGTCAGGTTCTAGTGCAAGCCTTAAAGGCGCATTGGGGGGAAAAAGTAACCATCTTAGGCGAACAGGCAGGAATTCACGTCATGATTCGCTTACATATTCCACTCAGCGATGCTGAAATCATCCAAAGGGCAGTTCAAAAAAATGTCGAAATCATGTCTGCTCAGCCTCATTATCTCAATTCTGTCGATCATAACAACAGCATTCAGGGTGAATTTATTTTAGGTTACAGCGAGTTAAGCCCTGACCAAATTCAGGAAGGTATTCGCAGGCTTGCTCAAGTGTTATAG
- a CDS encoding GNAT family N-acetyltransferase, with amino-acid sequence MSNIYIRASKPTEDPIIAEHFRQMWLDLEMPETAIRSNWQDETKQFLDFARRSLHYAAFVAEINDKIVGSASCQQFAGLYPNILTAEHRQYGYIWGVYVEPEYRRKGIATDLTKETVRYLKSIGCTLAILNASPLGKPVYEQLGFQTGNTMQLNLL; translated from the coding sequence ATGTCAAACATTTACATCAGAGCGAGTAAACCGACAGAAGATCCGATTATTGCAGAGCATTTTCGGCAAATGTGGCTTGATTTAGAGATGCCTGAAACAGCGATTCGATCGAACTGGCAAGATGAAACCAAACAATTTCTCGACTTTGCCCGCCGATCGCTACATTATGCTGCTTTTGTGGCAGAAATAAATGACAAAATTGTTGGTTCAGCCAGTTGCCAGCAGTTTGCCGGACTTTACCCCAACATTCTGACCGCAGAGCATCGCCAATACGGATACATTTGGGGCGTTTATGTAGAGCCAGAATATCGCAGAAAAGGAATTGCAACAGATCTGACCAAAGAAACTGTTCGTTACCTTAAATCGATCGGCTGTACACTCGCAATTTTGAACGCTTCACCTTTGGGAAAACCTGTTTACGAACAACTTGGTTTTCAGACTGGAAATACAATGCAGCTCAATCTGCTCTGA
- a CDS encoding pyridoxamine 5'-phosphate oxidase family protein has protein sequence MPDTKVSSNQLPVTQRTKVKRLPKRADYDRQTIHAILDEALICHVGFAVEGQPYVIPTAYGRVGDRLYIHGSPASRMLRTLQGGVDVCVTVTLLDGLVLARSAFHHSMNYRSVVIFGEAAIVSDESEKLEALKAFTDHVISHRWAEVRQPSPQELAGTLVLSLPITEASAKVRTGCPIDDESDYQLPVWAGEIPLRLTATEPIADPQLAAEIPMPEYVKEYRRD, from the coding sequence ATGCCTGATACCAAGGTTAGTTCTAATCAGCTCCCCGTTACCCAACGCACCAAGGTCAAGCGATTACCGAAGCGAGCAGACTACGATCGCCAAACAATTCACGCCATTCTAGATGAAGCGTTGATTTGTCATGTAGGTTTTGCGGTAGAAGGGCAGCCCTATGTTATTCCAACGGCTTATGGGCGAGTTGGCGATCGGCTCTACATTCACGGTTCTCCTGCTAGCCGGATGCTTCGTACCCTTCAGGGAGGTGTTGATGTTTGCGTCACGGTCACCTTATTAGATGGGTTAGTGTTGGCGCGATCGGCATTTCACCATTCCATGAACTATCGCTCTGTTGTGATTTTTGGCGAAGCTGCGATCGTCTCTGATGAATCTGAAAAGCTAGAAGCTCTCAAAGCATTTACCGATCATGTCATCTCACATCGCTGGGCAGAAGTGCGGCAGCCTAGCCCTCAAGAACTTGCCGGAACGCTGGTTTTATCGCTGCCAATTACAGAAGCCTCTGCCAAAGTTCGGACTGGTTGCCCGATTGATGACGAATCTGACTATCAACTTCCGGTTTGGGCAGGCGAAATTCCGCTCCGCTTAACTGCGACTGAACCGATCGCAGATCCTCAATTAGCAGCAGAGATTCCAATGCCAGAGTATGTGAAGGAATATCGGCGGGATTAG
- a CDS encoding XdhC family protein, which translates to MQNIFHFYNQLTQLLHQESIVLATVIDGKGSVPRETGAKMIICAEEKIFDTIGGGAGEAKVIAQAIEVLQTGEKQIVEIDLTGAPQRETQGICGGRMQVWLERWSGQEAIALAQQIITRLRSGRSATLITPLNQTQFPYLAEITDSLPIDTFVETLQPPPTLLIIGAGHVGEQLAKVAELIGFQVVIQDDRPEWANPQRYAQATQIYTEPIAQVIHQFTHYNQLYAALVTRGYKYDLDALTALLKRDIPCAYIGMIGSQKRVRQVYQAIEPQFQPKLKSVYAPIGLDIGALTPEEIAVSIAAELILVRRGGTGRSLSAGYHLSSLT; encoded by the coding sequence ATGCAAAATATTTTCCATTTTTACAATCAGCTAACTCAGCTTTTGCACCAAGAATCGATCGTTTTAGCAACTGTGATTGACGGCAAAGGATCTGTTCCAAGAGAGACTGGCGCAAAAATGATTATCTGTGCTGAGGAAAAGATCTTTGATACGATCGGTGGTGGAGCAGGGGAAGCAAAAGTGATTGCTCAGGCGATCGAAGTATTACAAACAGGCGAAAAACAAATTGTTGAAATTGATCTAACCGGAGCACCACAGCGAGAAACACAGGGGATTTGTGGCGGACGGATGCAAGTTTGGCTAGAACGCTGGTCAGGTCAGGAAGCAATTGCTTTAGCCCAACAGATCATCACGCGCCTTCGGTCTGGACGATCGGCAACCCTGATCACGCCGCTCAACCAAACCCAATTTCCTTACCTGGCAGAGATAACGGATTCTCTTCCCATTGATACATTTGTTGAAACACTGCAACCGCCACCAACCCTTTTGATTATCGGGGCAGGTCATGTGGGCGAACAGTTAGCGAAAGTCGCAGAGCTGATTGGCTTTCAGGTTGTAATTCAAGACGATCGCCCGGAATGGGCAAATCCTCAACGCTATGCTCAAGCCACTCAAATTTACACCGAGCCGATCGCGCAAGTCATTCACCAGTTCACTCACTACAACCAGCTCTATGCAGCCTTAGTGACGAGGGGATACAAATACGATTTAGATGCCTTAACTGCACTCCTTAAACGTGATATCCCTTGTGCTTACATTGGCATGATCGGCAGCCAAAAGCGAGTGCGTCAGGTTTATCAAGCGATCGAGCCGCAATTCCAACCCAAACTCAAATCTGTCTACGCCCCGATCGGTTTAGATATTGGTGCATTGACTCCCGAAGAAATCGCCGTTAGCATCGCCGCAGAGCTGATTTTAGTTCGTCGAGGTGGCACAGGACGATCGCTGTCAGCGGGATATCACCTCTCATCCCTCACCTAA
- a CDS encoding dual specificity protein phosphatase family protein, with amino-acid sequence MKKAPFRFSAAQPGEPIVFSSARPGYADQDVRAWIDWMQHQDIKRVCCLLAPDQLDRYSHLLQAYRQAFGQGQVNWVPVKDFHLIDRDDLTQKILPFLAASEQQGDRVVVHCAGGIGRTGQVMAAWLVWMRGLSIQTAIEAVKKTGRNPYEFALAGILKGKNPLTEKKRFDRLLENLLEND; translated from the coding sequence ATGAAAAAGGCTCCCTTCCGATTTTCAGCCGCTCAACCCGGAGAACCGATCGTCTTTAGTTCTGCTCGACCAGGATATGCTGATCAAGATGTTCGAGCCTGGATTGATTGGATGCAACATCAGGACATCAAGCGGGTTTGCTGTTTATTAGCGCCCGATCAACTCGATCGCTATTCCCACTTACTTCAGGCTTATCGACAGGCGTTTGGTCAAGGTCAAGTGAATTGGGTTCCAGTCAAAGATTTTCATTTAATCGATCGGGATGATCTCACGCAAAAAATTCTGCCGTTTCTAGCAGCATCAGAGCAGCAGGGCGATCGGGTTGTGGTACATTGCGCCGGAGGAATTGGGCGAACGGGTCAAGTGATGGCAGCATGGCTAGTATGGATGCGGGGCTTATCAATTCAGACAGCGATTGAGGCAGTCAAAAAAACAGGCAGAAATCCCTATGAATTTGCGCTAGCTGGCATCTTGAAAGGAAAGAATCCGCTCACAGAAAAGAAGCGATTCGATCGATTACTAGAGAATCTATTAGAGAATGATTGA